One Palaemon carinicauda isolate YSFRI2023 chromosome 4, ASM3689809v2, whole genome shotgun sequence DNA segment encodes these proteins:
- the LOC137639661 gene encoding uncharacterized protein, whose product MEQLHRAKAAAEGWVTRVSNRIDDLLVRDPPPTSSDLVEALEEMDKRLFKLEEVQDILEILLEPEELENYLEQADRARYRSRQTRLRCANSLKDISAAGISDDDRGSPASTASIHARLPKLELPRFDGVITQWQSFWDLFSSHIDNTELPVISKLTFLLSLLDGPAKDVVQGVPHTSASYRTVVDLLKERFGKSVCIIHAHVQALLSLQVPVNQGKSYTKQLWRLWDEVIKHTRSLDALGVTGKQCEVLLTPMIVSASNGVEATMVKRV is encoded by the coding sequence ATGGAGCAGTTACATAGGGCAAAGGCAGCGGCTGAGGGCTGGGTGACTAGAGTTAGTAATAGAATAGATGACCTACTAGTCCGAGACCCACCTCCTACCTCAAGCGATTTAGTAGAAGCTCTAGAAGAGATGGATAAAAGACTCTTTAAACTAGAAGAAGTGCAGGATATATTAGAAATACTACTCGAACCTGAGGaattagaaaattacttggaacaaGCAGATCGTGCACGGTATAGGTCTAGGCAGACTAGGCTGCGATGTGCAAATAGTCTTAAAGATATTTCGGCAGCAGGCATTAGTGATGACGACCGTGGAAGTCCTGCAAGTACAGCATCCATTCATGCAAGGCTGCCAAAACTAGAATTACCAAGATTTGATGGTGTAATAACCCAATGGCAGAGTTTCTGGGACCTTTTTTCGTCCCACATAGACAACACAGAGTTACCAGTCATTAGTAAGTTGACCTTCTTGCTATCCCTGTTAGACGGTCCTGCCAAGGATGTGGTGCAAGGCGTGCCACACACCAGTGCCAGCTATAGAACAGTTGTCGACTTACTTAAGGAAAGATTTGGCAAGTCTGTGTGCATTATTCATGCACATGTCCAAGCTCTTCTTTCCCTTCAAGTACCTGTCAACCAAGGTAAGAGCTACACAAAACAACTTTGGAGACTTTGGGATGAAGTCATAAAGCATACAAGAAGCTTAGATGCCCTTGGAGTAACAGGCAAGCAGTGTGAGGTTCTCCTAACCCCTATGATTGTCTCGGCTTCCAATGGAGTAGAGGCTACAATGGTCAAGAGAGTGTAG